GACTTCATTGAGAAAAAAGAGATCAAAAAGATGGACCGTTTCATCCAGTTCGCCATCGCCGCCGCCACCGAGGCCGTGGCCGATTCGGGCCTGACCATCGACGAAACCAATGCCGAACGGGTCGGCGTCATCGTCGGCTCCGGCATGGGCGGTCTGGAGACACTCGGCAACAATGAGCAGGTTTGTAGCGAAAAAGGGCCGGACCGGGTTTCGGCGTTCTTCATTCCCGGTTGCGTCATTAATCTGGCTCCGGGCCAGATCTCGATCCGCTTCGGCGCCAAGGGCCCCAATTTTTCGCCGGTCTCGGCCTGCGCCACCGGAACGCACGCCATCGGCGAGGCCTTTCATATCATCAAGCGCGGCGAGGCCGATGCCATTATCAGCGGCGGCGCCGAGGCCACGATCACTCCGGTGGCGGTGGCCGGATTCAGCAACATGAAGGCCCTCTCCAGCCGGAACGACGCGCCGGAGAAGGCCAGCCGGCCTTTTGACGCCGAACGGGACGGTTTCGTCATGGGCGAGGGCGCCGGCATCTTGATCCTGGAGGAGCTGGAGCACGCCCGGAAGCGGGGCGCCAAGATCTATGCCGAAGTAGTGGGGTTCGGCATGAACAGCGACGCCTATCACATCACTTCGCCCATTCCCGACGGTTCCGGCGCAGCCCGCTGCATGGAGCTGGCGGTGGCCTCGGCCGGCATCGCCAAGGAAGAGGTCAGCTATATCAATGCCCACGGCACCTCGACGCCGATCAATGACGCTATGGAAACCCAGGCCATCAAGCAAGCCTTTGGCGACCATGCCCGACAGCTGCTGGTCAGCTCGACCAAGTCCATGACCGGCCACTTGCTGGGAGCCGCCGGCGGCGTCGAGACTGCTTTCTCGGCCCTGGCGTTGTACCATCAAATGGTGCCGCCCACCATTAACCTGGAGCATCCGGATCCGGACTGCGATCTGGACTATGTCGCGGGCCAGGCGCGCTCCGCCGAACTCAAGGTCGCCATCAGCAACTCGTTCGGCTTTGGGTCCACCAACGCCTGCGTGGCGTTGCGGCGCTTTACCGAATAACAGAAAACCCGGCCAACGCGAGGCCACTGAAAAAGTCCATTAAATAAAAGAGCA
This is a stretch of genomic DNA from Hydrogenispora ethanolica. It encodes these proteins:
- the fabF gene encoding beta-ketoacyl-ACP synthase II; amino-acid sequence: MERRVVITGIGLVTPLGLTTAANWDAALAGRSGIGPITRFDASGFGTRFAGEVKDFNPADFIEKKEIKKMDRFIQFAIAAATEAVADSGLTIDETNAERVGVIVGSGMGGLETLGNNEQVCSEKGPDRVSAFFIPGCVINLAPGQISIRFGAKGPNFSPVSACATGTHAIGEAFHIIKRGEADAIISGGAEATITPVAVAGFSNMKALSSRNDAPEKASRPFDAERDGFVMGEGAGILILEELEHARKRGAKIYAEVVGFGMNSDAYHITSPIPDGSGAARCMELAVASAGIAKEEVSYINAHGTSTPINDAMETQAIKQAFGDHARQLLVSSTKSMTGHLLGAAGGVETAFSALALYHQMVPPTINLEHPDPDCDLDYVAGQARSAELKVAISNSFGFGSTNACVALRRFTE